A window of Fictibacillus halophilus contains these coding sequences:
- a CDS encoding Stp1/IreP family PP2C-type Ser/Thr phosphatase — translation MQIAFQTDVGMVRKHNEDSGEVFTKGEHFLAVIADGMGGHKAGDIASQEALKVMKEAWSQFEENMENVKEWIQNVLKDTNKHIFDFSQENPETRGMGTTIVVALGTNKEITVAHIGDSRCYLYSYGELKRVTDDHSLVQELVKSGQITEDEAEIHPRRNMIMKAVGTDETVEAEFNKITWQNGDYLLLCSDGLSDKVSSKRIQEVFQDPMESVTEKVERLITWAKDAGGEDNITAILIQNSSDTETKGEAIT, via the coding sequence ATGCAAATTGCCTTTCAAACAGACGTTGGAATGGTAAGGAAGCATAATGAAGACAGCGGGGAAGTGTTCACAAAGGGTGAACACTTTCTTGCAGTTATCGCAGATGGTATGGGTGGACATAAGGCAGGCGATATCGCTAGCCAAGAAGCCCTAAAAGTGATGAAAGAAGCATGGTCTCAATTCGAAGAAAATATGGAAAATGTGAAAGAATGGATCCAGAATGTTTTAAAAGATACGAATAAACATATCTTTGATTTTTCTCAGGAGAATCCCGAGACGAGAGGTATGGGCACTACAATTGTGGTTGCTTTGGGTACGAACAAAGAAATTACAGTGGCTCATATTGGTGACAGCCGATGTTATCTATATTCTTATGGTGAACTGAAACGAGTTACGGATGATCACTCACTTGTCCAAGAATTAGTGAAATCTGGTCAGATTACAGAGGATGAGGCAGAGATTCATCCAAGACGAAACATGATCATGAAAGCTGTAGGTACTGATGAAACTGTAGAAGCTGAGTTTAATAAAATCACTTGGCAGAACGGTGACTATCTTTTGCTTTGTTCTGACGGTCTATCAGATAAAGTATCGTCTAAACGGATTCAAGAAGTATTCCAAGATCCTATGGAATCTGTTACTGAGAAGGTAGAACGATTGATCACTTGGGCAAAAGATGCCGGTGGAGAAGATAACATTACTGCTATCCTTATACAGAATAGTTCTGACACAGAAACAAAAGGGGAAGCAATAACATGA
- the rlmN gene encoding 23S rRNA (adenine(2503)-C(2))-methyltransferase RlmN, translating to MLKPLTEKQTKPNIKPSIFSLELHELEAWLTDIREPKFRGKQIFEWLYKKRVSSFEEMTNLPLGLREKLEKDFYIKPLKEVVRQESSDGTIKFLFELQDGYSIETVLMRHEYGNSICVTTQVGCRLGCTFCASTLGGLKRNLLAGEIVAQVLQVQRALDETEERVSSVVVMGIGEPFDNYEGLMSFLKIINHDQGLNIGARHITISTSGVVPYIYKFADEGMQINFAISLHAPNTETRSRLMPVNRMYPLNELMDSIRYYIKKTGRRVTFEYGLFGKVNDSVEHANELADLIKDIKCHVNLIPVNYVPERDYVRTPKTQIFKFLETLTSRGINATIRREQGHDIDAACGQLRAKERKEETR from the coding sequence ATGCTTAAACCTTTAACAGAAAAACAAACAAAGCCAAATATCAAACCTTCTATCTTTTCTTTAGAGCTTCATGAGTTAGAAGCGTGGCTTACCGATATAAGAGAACCAAAGTTCAGAGGAAAACAGATCTTTGAATGGCTGTATAAAAAACGTGTGTCTTCTTTTGAGGAAATGACGAACCTTCCTTTAGGTCTTCGTGAAAAGCTTGAGAAAGACTTTTATATCAAACCCTTAAAAGAAGTAGTGCGTCAGGAGTCTTCAGACGGTACGATCAAATTTTTATTCGAGCTTCAAGACGGTTATTCAATTGAAACAGTTCTTATGAGACATGAATATGGAAATAGTATTTGTGTAACAACTCAAGTAGGATGCCGATTAGGTTGTACGTTCTGCGCTTCCACATTAGGTGGACTTAAGCGTAATCTTCTAGCAGGTGAGATTGTAGCTCAAGTCCTTCAAGTTCAGCGCGCGCTTGATGAGACAGAAGAAAGAGTAAGTTCAGTAGTTGTTATGGGTATAGGAGAGCCTTTTGATAACTATGAAGGACTTATGTCGTTTTTAAAGATTATCAATCACGATCAAGGCCTTAATATCGGAGCACGACATATTACGATCTCAACTAGTGGCGTGGTACCTTACATCTACAAGTTTGCGGACGAAGGTATGCAGATCAACTTTGCGATCTCTTTGCATGCGCCGAACACAGAGACTAGAAGCCGATTGATGCCAGTAAATAGAATGTATCCGTTAAACGAACTAATGGATTCTATTCGTTATTACATTAAAAAGACAGGACGCCGAGTGACGTTTGAATATGGTTTGTTTGGTAAAGTTAACGATTCCGTGGAACACGCGAACGAGTTAGCAGACTTGATCAAAGATATTAAGTGTCACGTAAATCTAATTCCAGTAAACTATGTACCAGAAAGAGACTATGTCCGAACACCAAAAACACAAATTTTCAAGTTCTTAGAGACGTTAACCTCAAGAGGCATTAATGCCACCATCAGAAGAGAACAAGGACATGACATTGATGCTGCATGCGGTCAGCTGCGTGCCAAGGAACGTAAAGAAGAGACGAGGTGA